A genomic window from Populus nigra chromosome 7, ddPopNigr1.1, whole genome shotgun sequence includes:
- the LOC133699767 gene encoding isocitrate dehydrogenase [NADP]-like, translating to MAFEKIKVANPIVEMDGDEMTRIFWQSIKDKLIFPFVELDIKYFDLGLPHRDATDDKVTVESAEAALKYNVAIKCATITPDEARVKEFNLKQMWKSPNGTIRNILNGTVFREPIICKNIPRLVPGWTRPICIGRHAFGDQYRATDAVIKGAGKLKLVFVPEGQDEKTELEVYNFTGAGGVALAMYNTDESIRAFAEASMNTAYQKKWPLYLSTKNTILKKYDGRFKDIFQEVYEANWKSKYEAAGIWYEHRLIDDMVAYALKSEGGYVWACKNYDGDVQSDFLAQGFGSLGLMTSVLVCPDGKTIEAEAAHGTVTRHYRVHQKGGETSTNSIASIFAWSKGLAHRAKLDDNARLLDFTEKLEAACIGAVESGKMTKDLALLIHGSKVSRDHYLNTEEFIDAVAEELKARLSIKA from the exons ATGGCTTTCGAAAAGATCAAGGTTGCCAACCCCATCGTTGAAATGGACg GAGATGAAATGACCAGAATTTTCTGGCAATCAATAAAGGATAAg CTTATTTTCCCCTTTGTGGAGTTGGATATCAAGTACTTTGACCTTGGTCTCCCTCACCGTGATGCCACTGATGATAAAGTCACTGTTGAAAGTGCCGAAGCTGCTCTTAA GTACAACGTAGCAATCAAGTGTGCAACTATTACTCCAG ATGAAGCTCGTGTCAAGGAGTTTAATTTGAAGCAGATGTGGAAGAGTCCAAATGGAACAATCAGGAACATCTTGAATG GCACTGTCTTCAGAGAACCAATTATTTGCAAAAACATCCCCCGCCTTGTCCCAG GTTGGACAAGGCCAATTTGCATTGGAAGACATGCTTTTGGTGATCAATATCGAGCAACTGATGCAGTTATCAAAGGAGCTGGCAAGCTCAAGCTAGTGTTTG TGCCAGAAGGACAGGATGAGAAGACTGAGTTGGAGGTTTACAACTTTACAGGTGCTGGTGGGGTGGCATTGGCCATGTATAACACTGATGag TCCATCCGTGCTTTTGCTGAGGCTTCCATGAACACTGCTTACCAGAAGAAGTGGCCACTTTATCTCAGCACAAAAAATACCATTCTTAAGAAGTATGATGGAAG ATTCAAGGACATCTTTCAAGAAGTCTACGAGGCCAACTGGAAATCAAAGTATGAGGCCGCGGGAATATG GTATGAACACCGACTCATTGATGATATGGTTGCTTATGCTCTTAAGAGTGAAGGAGGGTATGTATGGGCATGCAAAAACTATGATGGAGATGTGCAGAGTGATTTCTTGGCCCAAG GTTTTGGATCTCTTGGCTTGATGACCTCTGTATTG GTGTGCCCAGATGGAAAGACTATAGAGGCTGAAGCAGCCCATGGCACTGTTACTCGGCATTACAGGGTTCACCAGAAAGGTGGTGAAACCAGCACAAACAGTATTGCCTCTATTTTTGCTTGGTCAAAAGGACTTGCCCACAG GGCTAAGTTGGATGACAATGCCAGACTCTTGGATTTCACTGAGAAACTAGAGGCAGCCTGTATCGGAGCTGTGGAGTCTGGCAAGATGACCAAGGATCTCGCTCTGCTTATCCATGGATCTAA GGTTAGTAGGGACCATTACCTCAATACCGAGGAGTTTATTGATGCTGTGGCGGAGGAGCTGAAAGCCAGACTTTCTATCAAGGCATAA